One Urocitellus parryii isolate mUroPar1 chromosome 14, mUroPar1.hap1, whole genome shotgun sequence DNA segment encodes these proteins:
- the Sorbs3 gene encoding vinexin isoform X5, which produces MARIPGIGRSSASPCLENKEDNESDVALLIPKDPDRELAEDQSVHTETSSLDLSMQGPPCNLPAELSLDDFIPGHLRAHVGSSSRGTRFHDPAPRTVCNGYIPQRREASELSDPAWYQTWPGPGPWSSENSKASPPQDAQNWSATWTKDNKQRDKRWVKYEGIGPVDESGMPIAPRSSVDSPRDWYRKMFQQIHRKIPDLQPDWTFQDPPKVISSWNSSANPKQPGPPQRTSSRPGGPAAASVGRSWDHSEELPRSTFTYNPGELPSELQPPHQVPRERRREKAENVWTEDSWNQFLQELETGQKPKKPLVDDPVDKPSQRIEVLLERELAKLSAELDKDLRAIETRLPASPKSAQAPRRAPEQRPPVGPASAWNFSAPHAPYLGPTQPLSPHRMADGGGSPFLGRRDFVYPSSARDPSASQRGCSPARKEEKKRKAARLKFDFQAQSPKELTLQKGDIVYIHKEVDKNWLEGEHHGRLGIFPANYVEVLPADEIPKPIKPPTYQVVEYGEAVAQYNFKGDLEVELSFRKGERICLIRKVNENWYEGRISGTGRQGIFPASYVQVSREPRLRVCEDSSQLPASPRLTTTAHLARHPTSPSVPCNPADPTDWGGRTSPRRTGFSFPIQESRPQTQNLSTSGPSLSHSRGSSRPLDMGASSPNTMQIHWTPYRAMYQYRPQNEDELELREGDRVDVMQQCDDGWFVGVSRRTQKFGTFPGNYVAPV; this is translated from the exons ATGGCCAGGATTCCTGGAATTGGAAGATCTTCAGCTTCGCCATGTTTGGAGAACAAGGAAGATAATGAAAGTGATGTGGCCCTTCTTATACCTAAGGACCCTGACAG AGAACTTGCAGAGGACCAGTCTGTACACACGGAGACATCCAGCCTTGACCTGAGCATGCAAGGCCCACCCTGCAACCTCCCTGCTGAGCTCAGCCTAGATGACTTCATCCCTGGCCACCTCCGGGCCCATGTAGGGTCATCCTCCCGGGGAACACGG TTCCATGACCCTGCGCCCAGGACTGTGTGCAATGGCTACATCCCACAGAGGAGAGAAGCTTCCGAGCTCTCAG ACCCTGCATGGTATCAGACCTGGCCAGGCCCTGGCCCCTGGTCCTCTGAGAACTCGAAGGCCTCTCCACCACAGGATGCCCAGAACTGGTCAGCCACATGGACCAAGGACAACAAGCAGCGGGACAAGCGCTGGGTCAAGTACGAGGGAATCGGGCCTGTGGATGAGAGCGGCATGCCCATTGCCCCCCGATCT AGTGTTGACAGCCCCAGAGACTGGTATCGGAAAATGTTCCAGCAGATTCACCGGAAAATACCAG ACCTGCAGCCTGACTGGACCTTCCAGGACCCACCCAAAG TGATTTCCTCGTGGAACTCCTCTGCAAACCCCAAGCAGCCAGGGCCACCGCAAAGAACATCCTCCAGGCCAGGGGGCCCTGCAGCAGCTTCTGTCGG GAGAAGCTGGGACCACTCTGAAGAGTTACCCAGAAGCACCTTCACCTATAATCCTGGAGAACTGCCCTCAGAGCTCCAGCCCCCACATCAG GTGCCGAGAGAAAGACGCCGAGAGAAAGCAGAAAATGTCTGGACAGAAGATTCTTGGAACCAGTTTCTGCAGGAACTAGAGACTGGGCAGAAG CCCAAGAAACCGCTGGTGGATGACCCTGTTGACAAACCCTCGCAGCGCATCGAG gtcctgctggagAGAGAGCTAGCCAAGCTGAGCGCTGAGCTGGACAAGGACCTGCGGGCGATTGAGACCCGGCTGCCTGCGTCCCCCAAG AGCGCGCAGGCGCCCCGACGGGCCCCGGAGCAGCGGCCGCCGGTCGG CCCGGCCTCAGCCTGGAACTTCAGCGCCCCGCATGCACCTTACCTGGGTCCCACCCAACCCCTGAGCCCCCACAGAATGGCGGATGGAGGAGGAAGCCCCTTTCTAGGTCGGAGAGATTTTGTCTACCCTTCCTCAGCCCGAG ACCCTAGTGCCTCCCAACGAGGCTGCAGCCCAgccagaaaggaagagaagaag AGAAAGGCTGCCCGGCTCAAGTTTGACTTCCAGGCACAGTCCCCCAA GGAGCTGACTCTGCAGAAGGGTGACATTGTCTATATCCATAAGGAGGTGGACAAGAACTGGCTGGAGGGGGAACACCATGGCCGACTGGGTATCTTCCCTGCTAATTATGTGGAG GTGCTGCCTGCAGATGAGATCCCCAAGCCCATCAAACCCCCCACCTACCAGGTGGTGGAGTACGGAGAAGCTGTGGCCCAGTACAACTTCAAGGGAGACCTGGAGGTGGAGCTATCCTTCCGCAAG gGGGAGCGCATCTGCCTGATCCGCAAGGTGAACGAGAACTGGTACGAGGGGCGCATCTCAGGCACGGGGCGCCAGGGCATCTTCCCTGCTAGCTACGTGCAGGTGTCCCGCGAGCCCCGGCTCCGGGTCTGTGAAGACAGCTCCCAGCTCCCTGCATCTCCCCGCCTGACCACCACTGCCCATCTGGCCCGGCACCCCACCTCTCCCTCCGTACCGTGCAACCCAGCTGACCCCACCGACTGGGGGGGCCGGACCTCCCCCCGCCGCACCGGCTTCTCCTTCCCCATCCAGGAGTCCAGACCCCAGACCCAG AATCTCAGCACCTCTGGGCCATCCCTGTCCCACTCTCGAGGGTCCAGCCGTCCCCTGGACATGGGAGCCTCCTCCCCCAACACCATGCAGATACACTGGACTCC GTACCGGGCCATGTACCAGTACAGGCCCCAGAATGAGGATGAGCTGGAGCTGCGTGAGGGGGACCGAGTGGATGTCATGCAGCAGTGTGATGATGGCTGGTTTGTGG GTGTCTCCCGGAGGACCCAGAAATTTGGGACATTCCCTGGAAATTATGTAGCCCCGGTGTGA
- the Sorbs3 gene encoding vinexin isoform X3, producing the protein MARIPGIGRSSASPCLENKEDNESDVALLIPKDPDRELAEDQSVHTETSSLDLSMQGPPCNLPAELSLDDFIPGHLRAHVGSSSRGTRVPVIRNGGSNTLNFQFHDPAPRTVCNGYIPQRREASELSDPAWYQTWPGPGPWSSENSKASPPQDAQNWSATWTKDNKQRDKRWVKYEGIGPVDESGMPIAPRSSVDSPRDWYRKMFQQIHRKIPDLQPDWTFQDPPKVISSWNSSANPKQPGPPQRTSSRPGGPAAASVGRSWDHSEELPRSTFTYNPGELPSELQPPHQVPRERRREKAENVWTEDSWNQFLQELETGQKPKKPLVDDPVDKPSQRIEVLLERELAKLSAELDKDLRAIETRLPASPKSAQAPRRAPEQRPPVGPASAWNFSAPHAPYLGPTQPLSPHRMADGGGSPFLGRRDFVYPSSARDPSASQRGCSPARKEEKKRKAARLKFDFQAQSPKELTLQKGDIVYIHKEVDKNWLEGEHHGRLGIFPANYVEVLPADEIPKPIKPPTYQVVEYGEAVAQYNFKGDLEVELSFRKGERICLIRKVNENWYEGRISGTGRQGIFPASYVQVSREPRLRVCEDSSQLPASPRLTTTAHLARHPTSPSVPCNPADPTDWGGRTSPRRTGFSFPIQESRPQTQNLSTSGPSLSHSRGSSRPLDMGASSPNTMQIHWTPYRAMYQYRPQNEDELELREGDRVDVMQQCDDGWFVGVSRRTQKFGTFPGNYVAPV; encoded by the exons ATGGCCAGGATTCCTGGAATTGGAAGATCTTCAGCTTCGCCATGTTTGGAGAACAAGGAAGATAATGAAAGTGATGTGGCCCTTCTTATACCTAAGGACCCTGACAG AGAACTTGCAGAGGACCAGTCTGTACACACGGAGACATCCAGCCTTGACCTGAGCATGCAAGGCCCACCCTGCAACCTCCCTGCTGAGCTCAGCCTAGATGACTTCATCCCTGGCCACCTCCGGGCCCATGTAGGGTCATCCTCCCGGGGAACACGG GTGCCTGTGATCCGGAATGGTGGCTCCAACACCCTTAATTTCCAGTTCCATGACCCTGCGCCCAGGACTGTGTGCAATGGCTACATCCCACAGAGGAGAGAAGCTTCCGAGCTCTCAG ACCCTGCATGGTATCAGACCTGGCCAGGCCCTGGCCCCTGGTCCTCTGAGAACTCGAAGGCCTCTCCACCACAGGATGCCCAGAACTGGTCAGCCACATGGACCAAGGACAACAAGCAGCGGGACAAGCGCTGGGTCAAGTACGAGGGAATCGGGCCTGTGGATGAGAGCGGCATGCCCATTGCCCCCCGATCT AGTGTTGACAGCCCCAGAGACTGGTATCGGAAAATGTTCCAGCAGATTCACCGGAAAATACCAG ACCTGCAGCCTGACTGGACCTTCCAGGACCCACCCAAAG TGATTTCCTCGTGGAACTCCTCTGCAAACCCCAAGCAGCCAGGGCCACCGCAAAGAACATCCTCCAGGCCAGGGGGCCCTGCAGCAGCTTCTGTCGG GAGAAGCTGGGACCACTCTGAAGAGTTACCCAGAAGCACCTTCACCTATAATCCTGGAGAACTGCCCTCAGAGCTCCAGCCCCCACATCAG GTGCCGAGAGAAAGACGCCGAGAGAAAGCAGAAAATGTCTGGACAGAAGATTCTTGGAACCAGTTTCTGCAGGAACTAGAGACTGGGCAGAAG CCCAAGAAACCGCTGGTGGATGACCCTGTTGACAAACCCTCGCAGCGCATCGAG gtcctgctggagAGAGAGCTAGCCAAGCTGAGCGCTGAGCTGGACAAGGACCTGCGGGCGATTGAGACCCGGCTGCCTGCGTCCCCCAAG AGCGCGCAGGCGCCCCGACGGGCCCCGGAGCAGCGGCCGCCGGTCGG CCCGGCCTCAGCCTGGAACTTCAGCGCCCCGCATGCACCTTACCTGGGTCCCACCCAACCCCTGAGCCCCCACAGAATGGCGGATGGAGGAGGAAGCCCCTTTCTAGGTCGGAGAGATTTTGTCTACCCTTCCTCAGCCCGAG ACCCTAGTGCCTCCCAACGAGGCTGCAGCCCAgccagaaaggaagagaagaag AGAAAGGCTGCCCGGCTCAAGTTTGACTTCCAGGCACAGTCCCCCAA GGAGCTGACTCTGCAGAAGGGTGACATTGTCTATATCCATAAGGAGGTGGACAAGAACTGGCTGGAGGGGGAACACCATGGCCGACTGGGTATCTTCCCTGCTAATTATGTGGAG GTGCTGCCTGCAGATGAGATCCCCAAGCCCATCAAACCCCCCACCTACCAGGTGGTGGAGTACGGAGAAGCTGTGGCCCAGTACAACTTCAAGGGAGACCTGGAGGTGGAGCTATCCTTCCGCAAG gGGGAGCGCATCTGCCTGATCCGCAAGGTGAACGAGAACTGGTACGAGGGGCGCATCTCAGGCACGGGGCGCCAGGGCATCTTCCCTGCTAGCTACGTGCAGGTGTCCCGCGAGCCCCGGCTCCGGGTCTGTGAAGACAGCTCCCAGCTCCCTGCATCTCCCCGCCTGACCACCACTGCCCATCTGGCCCGGCACCCCACCTCTCCCTCCGTACCGTGCAACCCAGCTGACCCCACCGACTGGGGGGGCCGGACCTCCCCCCGCCGCACCGGCTTCTCCTTCCCCATCCAGGAGTCCAGACCCCAGACCCAG AATCTCAGCACCTCTGGGCCATCCCTGTCCCACTCTCGAGGGTCCAGCCGTCCCCTGGACATGGGAGCCTCCTCCCCCAACACCATGCAGATACACTGGACTCC GTACCGGGCCATGTACCAGTACAGGCCCCAGAATGAGGATGAGCTGGAGCTGCGTGAGGGGGACCGAGTGGATGTCATGCAGCAGTGTGATGATGGCTGGTTTGTGG GTGTCTCCCGGAGGACCCAGAAATTTGGGACATTCCCTGGAAATTATGTAGCCCCGGTGTGA
- the Sorbs3 gene encoding vinexin isoform X2, protein MARIPGIGRSSASPCLENKEDNESDVALLIPKDPDRELAEDQSVHTETSSLDLSMQGPPCNLPAELSLDDFIPGHLRAHVGSSSRGTRFHDPAPRTVCNGYIPQRREASELSDPAWYQTWPGPGPWSSENSKASPPQDAQNWSATWTKDNKQRDKRWVKYEGIGPVDESGMPIAPRSSVDSPRDWYRKMFQQIHRKIPDLQPDWTFQDPPKVISSWNSSANPKQPGPPQRTSSRPGGPAAASVGRSWDHSEELPRSTFTYNPGELPSELQPPHQVPRERRREKAENVWTEDSWNQFLQELETGQKPKKPLVDDPVDKPSQRIEVLLERELAKLSAELDKDLRAIETRLPASPKSAQAPRRAPEQRPPVGPASAWNFSAPHAPYLGPTQPLSPHRMADGGGSPFLGRRDFVYPSSARGKDPAAPLPRCAPTRYADPSASQRGCSPARKEEKKRKAARLKFDFQAQSPKELTLQKGDIVYIHKEVDKNWLEGEHHGRLGIFPANYVEVLPADEIPKPIKPPTYQVVEYGEAVAQYNFKGDLEVELSFRKGERICLIRKVNENWYEGRISGTGRQGIFPASYVQVSREPRLRVCEDSSQLPASPRLTTTAHLARHPTSPSVPCNPADPTDWGGRTSPRRTGFSFPIQESRPQTQNLSTSGPSLSHSRGSSRPLDMGASSPNTMQIHWTPYRAMYQYRPQNEDELELREGDRVDVMQQCDDGWFVGVSRRTQKFGTFPGNYVAPV, encoded by the exons ATGGCCAGGATTCCTGGAATTGGAAGATCTTCAGCTTCGCCATGTTTGGAGAACAAGGAAGATAATGAAAGTGATGTGGCCCTTCTTATACCTAAGGACCCTGACAG AGAACTTGCAGAGGACCAGTCTGTACACACGGAGACATCCAGCCTTGACCTGAGCATGCAAGGCCCACCCTGCAACCTCCCTGCTGAGCTCAGCCTAGATGACTTCATCCCTGGCCACCTCCGGGCCCATGTAGGGTCATCCTCCCGGGGAACACGG TTCCATGACCCTGCGCCCAGGACTGTGTGCAATGGCTACATCCCACAGAGGAGAGAAGCTTCCGAGCTCTCAG ACCCTGCATGGTATCAGACCTGGCCAGGCCCTGGCCCCTGGTCCTCTGAGAACTCGAAGGCCTCTCCACCACAGGATGCCCAGAACTGGTCAGCCACATGGACCAAGGACAACAAGCAGCGGGACAAGCGCTGGGTCAAGTACGAGGGAATCGGGCCTGTGGATGAGAGCGGCATGCCCATTGCCCCCCGATCT AGTGTTGACAGCCCCAGAGACTGGTATCGGAAAATGTTCCAGCAGATTCACCGGAAAATACCAG ACCTGCAGCCTGACTGGACCTTCCAGGACCCACCCAAAG TGATTTCCTCGTGGAACTCCTCTGCAAACCCCAAGCAGCCAGGGCCACCGCAAAGAACATCCTCCAGGCCAGGGGGCCCTGCAGCAGCTTCTGTCGG GAGAAGCTGGGACCACTCTGAAGAGTTACCCAGAAGCACCTTCACCTATAATCCTGGAGAACTGCCCTCAGAGCTCCAGCCCCCACATCAG GTGCCGAGAGAAAGACGCCGAGAGAAAGCAGAAAATGTCTGGACAGAAGATTCTTGGAACCAGTTTCTGCAGGAACTAGAGACTGGGCAGAAG CCCAAGAAACCGCTGGTGGATGACCCTGTTGACAAACCCTCGCAGCGCATCGAG gtcctgctggagAGAGAGCTAGCCAAGCTGAGCGCTGAGCTGGACAAGGACCTGCGGGCGATTGAGACCCGGCTGCCTGCGTCCCCCAAG AGCGCGCAGGCGCCCCGACGGGCCCCGGAGCAGCGGCCGCCGGTCGG CCCGGCCTCAGCCTGGAACTTCAGCGCCCCGCATGCACCTTACCTGGGTCCCACCCAACCCCTGAGCCCCCACAGAATGGCGGATGGAGGAGGAAGCCCCTTTCTAGGTCGGAGAGATTTTGTCTACCCTTCCTCAGCCCGAGGTAAGGACCCCGCGGCCCCATTACCTAGATGTGCACCTACCAGATATGCAG ACCCTAGTGCCTCCCAACGAGGCTGCAGCCCAgccagaaaggaagagaagaag AGAAAGGCTGCCCGGCTCAAGTTTGACTTCCAGGCACAGTCCCCCAA GGAGCTGACTCTGCAGAAGGGTGACATTGTCTATATCCATAAGGAGGTGGACAAGAACTGGCTGGAGGGGGAACACCATGGCCGACTGGGTATCTTCCCTGCTAATTATGTGGAG GTGCTGCCTGCAGATGAGATCCCCAAGCCCATCAAACCCCCCACCTACCAGGTGGTGGAGTACGGAGAAGCTGTGGCCCAGTACAACTTCAAGGGAGACCTGGAGGTGGAGCTATCCTTCCGCAAG gGGGAGCGCATCTGCCTGATCCGCAAGGTGAACGAGAACTGGTACGAGGGGCGCATCTCAGGCACGGGGCGCCAGGGCATCTTCCCTGCTAGCTACGTGCAGGTGTCCCGCGAGCCCCGGCTCCGGGTCTGTGAAGACAGCTCCCAGCTCCCTGCATCTCCCCGCCTGACCACCACTGCCCATCTGGCCCGGCACCCCACCTCTCCCTCCGTACCGTGCAACCCAGCTGACCCCACCGACTGGGGGGGCCGGACCTCCCCCCGCCGCACCGGCTTCTCCTTCCCCATCCAGGAGTCCAGACCCCAGACCCAG AATCTCAGCACCTCTGGGCCATCCCTGTCCCACTCTCGAGGGTCCAGCCGTCCCCTGGACATGGGAGCCTCCTCCCCCAACACCATGCAGATACACTGGACTCC GTACCGGGCCATGTACCAGTACAGGCCCCAGAATGAGGATGAGCTGGAGCTGCGTGAGGGGGACCGAGTGGATGTCATGCAGCAGTGTGATGATGGCTGGTTTGTGG GTGTCTCCCGGAGGACCCAGAAATTTGGGACATTCCCTGGAAATTATGTAGCCCCGGTGTGA
- the Sorbs3 gene encoding vinexin isoform X1, translating into MARIPGIGRSSASPCLENKEDNESDVALLIPKDPDRELAEDQSVHTETSSLDLSMQGPPCNLPAELSLDDFIPGHLRAHVGSSSRGTRVPVIRNGGSNTLNFQFHDPAPRTVCNGYIPQRREASELSDPAWYQTWPGPGPWSSENSKASPPQDAQNWSATWTKDNKQRDKRWVKYEGIGPVDESGMPIAPRSSVDSPRDWYRKMFQQIHRKIPDLQPDWTFQDPPKVISSWNSSANPKQPGPPQRTSSRPGGPAAASVGRSWDHSEELPRSTFTYNPGELPSELQPPHQVPRERRREKAENVWTEDSWNQFLQELETGQKPKKPLVDDPVDKPSQRIEVLLERELAKLSAELDKDLRAIETRLPASPKSAQAPRRAPEQRPPVGPASAWNFSAPHAPYLGPTQPLSPHRMADGGGSPFLGRRDFVYPSSARGKDPAAPLPRCAPTRYADPSASQRGCSPARKEEKKRKAARLKFDFQAQSPKELTLQKGDIVYIHKEVDKNWLEGEHHGRLGIFPANYVEVLPADEIPKPIKPPTYQVVEYGEAVAQYNFKGDLEVELSFRKGERICLIRKVNENWYEGRISGTGRQGIFPASYVQVSREPRLRVCEDSSQLPASPRLTTTAHLARHPTSPSVPCNPADPTDWGGRTSPRRTGFSFPIQESRPQTQNLSTSGPSLSHSRGSSRPLDMGASSPNTMQIHWTPYRAMYQYRPQNEDELELREGDRVDVMQQCDDGWFVGVSRRTQKFGTFPGNYVAPV; encoded by the exons ATGGCCAGGATTCCTGGAATTGGAAGATCTTCAGCTTCGCCATGTTTGGAGAACAAGGAAGATAATGAAAGTGATGTGGCCCTTCTTATACCTAAGGACCCTGACAG AGAACTTGCAGAGGACCAGTCTGTACACACGGAGACATCCAGCCTTGACCTGAGCATGCAAGGCCCACCCTGCAACCTCCCTGCTGAGCTCAGCCTAGATGACTTCATCCCTGGCCACCTCCGGGCCCATGTAGGGTCATCCTCCCGGGGAACACGG GTGCCTGTGATCCGGAATGGTGGCTCCAACACCCTTAATTTCCAGTTCCATGACCCTGCGCCCAGGACTGTGTGCAATGGCTACATCCCACAGAGGAGAGAAGCTTCCGAGCTCTCAG ACCCTGCATGGTATCAGACCTGGCCAGGCCCTGGCCCCTGGTCCTCTGAGAACTCGAAGGCCTCTCCACCACAGGATGCCCAGAACTGGTCAGCCACATGGACCAAGGACAACAAGCAGCGGGACAAGCGCTGGGTCAAGTACGAGGGAATCGGGCCTGTGGATGAGAGCGGCATGCCCATTGCCCCCCGATCT AGTGTTGACAGCCCCAGAGACTGGTATCGGAAAATGTTCCAGCAGATTCACCGGAAAATACCAG ACCTGCAGCCTGACTGGACCTTCCAGGACCCACCCAAAG TGATTTCCTCGTGGAACTCCTCTGCAAACCCCAAGCAGCCAGGGCCACCGCAAAGAACATCCTCCAGGCCAGGGGGCCCTGCAGCAGCTTCTGTCGG GAGAAGCTGGGACCACTCTGAAGAGTTACCCAGAAGCACCTTCACCTATAATCCTGGAGAACTGCCCTCAGAGCTCCAGCCCCCACATCAG GTGCCGAGAGAAAGACGCCGAGAGAAAGCAGAAAATGTCTGGACAGAAGATTCTTGGAACCAGTTTCTGCAGGAACTAGAGACTGGGCAGAAG CCCAAGAAACCGCTGGTGGATGACCCTGTTGACAAACCCTCGCAGCGCATCGAG gtcctgctggagAGAGAGCTAGCCAAGCTGAGCGCTGAGCTGGACAAGGACCTGCGGGCGATTGAGACCCGGCTGCCTGCGTCCCCCAAG AGCGCGCAGGCGCCCCGACGGGCCCCGGAGCAGCGGCCGCCGGTCGG CCCGGCCTCAGCCTGGAACTTCAGCGCCCCGCATGCACCTTACCTGGGTCCCACCCAACCCCTGAGCCCCCACAGAATGGCGGATGGAGGAGGAAGCCCCTTTCTAGGTCGGAGAGATTTTGTCTACCCTTCCTCAGCCCGAGGTAAGGACCCCGCGGCCCCATTACCTAGATGTGCACCTACCAGATATGCAG ACCCTAGTGCCTCCCAACGAGGCTGCAGCCCAgccagaaaggaagagaagaag AGAAAGGCTGCCCGGCTCAAGTTTGACTTCCAGGCACAGTCCCCCAA GGAGCTGACTCTGCAGAAGGGTGACATTGTCTATATCCATAAGGAGGTGGACAAGAACTGGCTGGAGGGGGAACACCATGGCCGACTGGGTATCTTCCCTGCTAATTATGTGGAG GTGCTGCCTGCAGATGAGATCCCCAAGCCCATCAAACCCCCCACCTACCAGGTGGTGGAGTACGGAGAAGCTGTGGCCCAGTACAACTTCAAGGGAGACCTGGAGGTGGAGCTATCCTTCCGCAAG gGGGAGCGCATCTGCCTGATCCGCAAGGTGAACGAGAACTGGTACGAGGGGCGCATCTCAGGCACGGGGCGCCAGGGCATCTTCCCTGCTAGCTACGTGCAGGTGTCCCGCGAGCCCCGGCTCCGGGTCTGTGAAGACAGCTCCCAGCTCCCTGCATCTCCCCGCCTGACCACCACTGCCCATCTGGCCCGGCACCCCACCTCTCCCTCCGTACCGTGCAACCCAGCTGACCCCACCGACTGGGGGGGCCGGACCTCCCCCCGCCGCACCGGCTTCTCCTTCCCCATCCAGGAGTCCAGACCCCAGACCCAG AATCTCAGCACCTCTGGGCCATCCCTGTCCCACTCTCGAGGGTCCAGCCGTCCCCTGGACATGGGAGCCTCCTCCCCCAACACCATGCAGATACACTGGACTCC GTACCGGGCCATGTACCAGTACAGGCCCCAGAATGAGGATGAGCTGGAGCTGCGTGAGGGGGACCGAGTGGATGTCATGCAGCAGTGTGATGATGGCTGGTTTGTGG GTGTCTCCCGGAGGACCCAGAAATTTGGGACATTCCCTGGAAATTATGTAGCCCCGGTGTGA
- the Sorbs3 gene encoding vinexin isoform X4: MQGPPCNLPAELSLDDFIPGHLRAHVGSSSRGTRVPVIRNGGSNTLNFQFHDPAPRTVCNGYIPQRREASELSDPAWYQTWPGPGPWSSENSKASPPQDAQNWSATWTKDNKQRDKRWVKYEGIGPVDESGMPIAPRSSVDSPRDWYRKMFQQIHRKIPDLQPDWTFQDPPKVISSWNSSANPKQPGPPQRTSSRPGGPAAASVGRSWDHSEELPRSTFTYNPGELPSELQPPHQVPRERRREKAENVWTEDSWNQFLQELETGQKPKKPLVDDPVDKPSQRIEVLLERELAKLSAELDKDLRAIETRLPASPKSAQAPRRAPEQRPPVGPASAWNFSAPHAPYLGPTQPLSPHRMADGGGSPFLGRRDFVYPSSARGKDPAAPLPRCAPTRYADPSASQRGCSPARKEEKKRKAARLKFDFQAQSPKELTLQKGDIVYIHKEVDKNWLEGEHHGRLGIFPANYVEVLPADEIPKPIKPPTYQVVEYGEAVAQYNFKGDLEVELSFRKGERICLIRKVNENWYEGRISGTGRQGIFPASYVQVSREPRLRVCEDSSQLPASPRLTTTAHLARHPTSPSVPCNPADPTDWGGRTSPRRTGFSFPIQESRPQTQNLSTSGPSLSHSRGSSRPLDMGASSPNTMQIHWTPYRAMYQYRPQNEDELELREGDRVDVMQQCDDGWFVGVSRRTQKFGTFPGNYVAPV, from the exons ATGCAAGGCCCACCCTGCAACCTCCCTGCTGAGCTCAGCCTAGATGACTTCATCCCTGGCCACCTCCGGGCCCATGTAGGGTCATCCTCCCGGGGAACACGG GTGCCTGTGATCCGGAATGGTGGCTCCAACACCCTTAATTTCCAGTTCCATGACCCTGCGCCCAGGACTGTGTGCAATGGCTACATCCCACAGAGGAGAGAAGCTTCCGAGCTCTCAG ACCCTGCATGGTATCAGACCTGGCCAGGCCCTGGCCCCTGGTCCTCTGAGAACTCGAAGGCCTCTCCACCACAGGATGCCCAGAACTGGTCAGCCACATGGACCAAGGACAACAAGCAGCGGGACAAGCGCTGGGTCAAGTACGAGGGAATCGGGCCTGTGGATGAGAGCGGCATGCCCATTGCCCCCCGATCT AGTGTTGACAGCCCCAGAGACTGGTATCGGAAAATGTTCCAGCAGATTCACCGGAAAATACCAG ACCTGCAGCCTGACTGGACCTTCCAGGACCCACCCAAAG TGATTTCCTCGTGGAACTCCTCTGCAAACCCCAAGCAGCCAGGGCCACCGCAAAGAACATCCTCCAGGCCAGGGGGCCCTGCAGCAGCTTCTGTCGG GAGAAGCTGGGACCACTCTGAAGAGTTACCCAGAAGCACCTTCACCTATAATCCTGGAGAACTGCCCTCAGAGCTCCAGCCCCCACATCAG GTGCCGAGAGAAAGACGCCGAGAGAAAGCAGAAAATGTCTGGACAGAAGATTCTTGGAACCAGTTTCTGCAGGAACTAGAGACTGGGCAGAAG CCCAAGAAACCGCTGGTGGATGACCCTGTTGACAAACCCTCGCAGCGCATCGAG gtcctgctggagAGAGAGCTAGCCAAGCTGAGCGCTGAGCTGGACAAGGACCTGCGGGCGATTGAGACCCGGCTGCCTGCGTCCCCCAAG AGCGCGCAGGCGCCCCGACGGGCCCCGGAGCAGCGGCCGCCGGTCGG CCCGGCCTCAGCCTGGAACTTCAGCGCCCCGCATGCACCTTACCTGGGTCCCACCCAACCCCTGAGCCCCCACAGAATGGCGGATGGAGGAGGAAGCCCCTTTCTAGGTCGGAGAGATTTTGTCTACCCTTCCTCAGCCCGAGGTAAGGACCCCGCGGCCCCATTACCTAGATGTGCACCTACCAGATATGCAG ACCCTAGTGCCTCCCAACGAGGCTGCAGCCCAgccagaaaggaagagaagaag AGAAAGGCTGCCCGGCTCAAGTTTGACTTCCAGGCACAGTCCCCCAA GGAGCTGACTCTGCAGAAGGGTGACATTGTCTATATCCATAAGGAGGTGGACAAGAACTGGCTGGAGGGGGAACACCATGGCCGACTGGGTATCTTCCCTGCTAATTATGTGGAG GTGCTGCCTGCAGATGAGATCCCCAAGCCCATCAAACCCCCCACCTACCAGGTGGTGGAGTACGGAGAAGCTGTGGCCCAGTACAACTTCAAGGGAGACCTGGAGGTGGAGCTATCCTTCCGCAAG gGGGAGCGCATCTGCCTGATCCGCAAGGTGAACGAGAACTGGTACGAGGGGCGCATCTCAGGCACGGGGCGCCAGGGCATCTTCCCTGCTAGCTACGTGCAGGTGTCCCGCGAGCCCCGGCTCCGGGTCTGTGAAGACAGCTCCCAGCTCCCTGCATCTCCCCGCCTGACCACCACTGCCCATCTGGCCCGGCACCCCACCTCTCCCTCCGTACCGTGCAACCCAGCTGACCCCACCGACTGGGGGGGCCGGACCTCCCCCCGCCGCACCGGCTTCTCCTTCCCCATCCAGGAGTCCAGACCCCAGACCCAG AATCTCAGCACCTCTGGGCCATCCCTGTCCCACTCTCGAGGGTCCAGCCGTCCCCTGGACATGGGAGCCTCCTCCCCCAACACCATGCAGATACACTGGACTCC GTACCGGGCCATGTACCAGTACAGGCCCCAGAATGAGGATGAGCTGGAGCTGCGTGAGGGGGACCGAGTGGATGTCATGCAGCAGTGTGATGATGGCTGGTTTGTGG GTGTCTCCCGGAGGACCCAGAAATTTGGGACATTCCCTGGAAATTATGTAGCCCCGGTGTGA